The Alteromonas stellipolaris genome includes a region encoding these proteins:
- a CDS encoding GspE/PulE family protein has product MEVEDSQHIFTHVKRILNNHSSLLDAYSLLEPIILNMFGATRMSIFQRRRQHQDLVARFKTGKETLEIKVPISPMSIAGYVAISQLPLLIADPYNAAELKAIHPRLRFADKFDKDNDFKTTNILCVPILNAGVLMGVMQIINKQNGSFDDNDLARANDLALVLGAKFRYELGGTNNPFDSLLHKGLINEPALKALLSTSKDTRTIVQGLMSEHRVPEHEIGHSLSIHYQVPFIGYLPDKYHRYEGESKLNLSYLKRNHVAVISDVEGNPIVLMAEPNNAALLMETESALGIESYEIAVGLPHHILQYLGEGGGGAAPGDMNEILDEIGLSSEENDELVDELSDDAPAVVRLVSRVLHDAKRLGASDIHIDPEKNAPTRVRMRVDGVCRDMNKVPNSHHNAVIARIKIMSNLNIAEKRVPQDGKLAFKMNGQLVEVRVATIPTVAGEGVVMRLLASGGAMPIEKMNLAPTNLKRLEDMIKKPHGILLVVGPTGSGKTTTLHAILGYLNTPEKKIWTAEDPVEITQPGLQQVQVSPKIGFTFANALRAFLRADPDIILIGEMRDKETAHAGIEASLTGHLVLSTLHTNSAPETITRLLDLGLDPVNFSDACVGILAQRLIRTLCGKCKEEYVASDTDMAFIERQYGAQMLDELALPSPLKLHRAKGCEECGNTGYKGRTGVHELLGMTPELRSLVYKEASVSEMKKQATQDGMRTLVQDAIFKVIKGDTDIPQVQIVGGD; this is encoded by the coding sequence ATGGAAGTAGAAGACAGTCAGCATATTTTCACCCATGTTAAACGCATTCTGAATAATCACTCGTCTTTATTAGACGCTTACAGTTTGCTTGAGCCCATCATCCTTAACATGTTTGGTGCTACCCGTATGAGCATCTTTCAGCGTCGCCGACAACACCAAGACTTGGTCGCTCGGTTTAAAACGGGTAAAGAAACCTTAGAGATTAAAGTCCCTATAAGCCCTATGTCTATTGCAGGCTATGTTGCTATCTCACAACTGCCTTTACTCATAGCCGACCCTTATAACGCCGCTGAGCTGAAAGCTATTCATCCTCGTTTACGGTTTGCTGATAAATTCGATAAAGACAACGACTTCAAAACCACTAATATTTTGTGTGTGCCTATTCTTAATGCCGGCGTATTGATGGGCGTTATGCAAATTATCAATAAACAAAACGGCAGTTTTGATGATAATGATTTAGCGCGCGCCAACGACTTAGCATTAGTGTTAGGGGCTAAATTCCGTTATGAACTTGGTGGTACAAACAATCCATTTGATTCTTTATTACATAAAGGTTTAATAAACGAACCTGCATTAAAAGCACTGCTATCTACTTCTAAAGACACTCGCACTATCGTGCAGGGTTTGATGTCAGAGCATCGCGTTCCCGAGCATGAAATTGGGCATTCCCTTTCTATTCATTACCAGGTTCCCTTTATTGGTTATTTACCCGATAAGTACCATCGTTATGAAGGTGAAAGTAAACTAAACCTGTCTTATCTTAAACGTAACCATGTTGCGGTTATTTCTGATGTGGAAGGTAATCCCATTGTGTTAATGGCAGAGCCTAATAACGCGGCGCTGTTGATGGAAACGGAAAGCGCGTTGGGTATAGAGAGCTATGAAATTGCGGTTGGCCTACCTCACCACATACTACAGTATTTGGGTGAAGGTGGCGGCGGTGCTGCCCCAGGCGACATGAATGAAATTCTTGATGAGATTGGTTTATCAAGTGAGGAAAACGACGAGCTTGTCGATGAACTTTCCGACGATGCCCCAGCGGTAGTGCGTTTAGTTAGTCGTGTACTACACGATGCAAAACGCCTTGGTGCATCTGATATTCATATCGACCCTGAGAAGAATGCCCCTACTCGTGTAAGAATGCGAGTTGATGGCGTGTGCCGTGACATGAACAAGGTTCCTAACTCACACCATAATGCGGTTATTGCCCGTATTAAAATTATGTCTAACCTAAACATTGCAGAAAAGCGTGTACCTCAAGACGGTAAGTTAGCGTTTAAGATGAATGGGCAGCTGGTAGAAGTGCGTGTTGCCACCATTCCTACTGTGGCCGGTGAAGGTGTAGTTATGCGTTTGCTAGCATCTGGCGGTGCTATGCCTATCGAGAAAATGAACTTAGCGCCTACCAATTTGAAGCGCTTAGAAGACATGATTAAAAAGCCACATGGCATTTTATTAGTGGTGGGTCCAACAGGTTCCGGTAAAACCACCACCCTGCATGCTATTTTAGGTTATTTAAACACGCCTGAGAAAAAAATATGGACCGCAGAAGACCCAGTAGAGATTACCCAGCCCGGTTTGCAGCAGGTGCAGGTAAGCCCCAAAATAGGCTTCACATTTGCTAACGCCCTACGGGCATTTTTGCGAGCCGACCCCGATATTATTCTTATTGGTGAGATGCGTGATAAAGAAACAGCTCACGCTGGCATTGAAGCCTCGCTTACTGGTCACCTAGTATTATCTACCCTACATACCAACTCTGCACCTGAAACCATTACTCGTCTGTTAGATTTAGGACTAGACCCCGTAAACTTCTCAGATGCCTGCGTAGGTATATTAGCCCAGCGCCTTATTCGAACCCTTTGTGGTAAGTGTAAAGAAGAGTACGTAGCTAGTGATACTGACATGGCCTTCATTGAAAGGCAGTATGGTGCGCAGATGCTAGATGAATTAGCGTTGCCTTCTCCGCTCAAACTTCACAGAGCAAAAGGCTGTGAAGAATGCGGTAATACAGGCTATAAAGGCAGAACAGGGGTTCATGAGCTTCTAGGAATGACACCTGAATTACGCTCGTTGGTTTACAAAGAAGCCAGTGTTTCAGAGATGAAAAAGCAAGCCACCCAAGACGGTATGCGCACCTTAGTACAAGATGCCATTTTTAAAGTCATTAAAGGGGATACTGACATTCCACAGGTGCAAATTGTGGGCGGCGATTAA
- the rpsJ gene encoding 30S ribosomal protein S10: protein MPNQRIRIRLKAFDHKLIDQSTAEIVETAKRTGAQVSGPIPLPTRKERYTVLTSPHVNKDARDQYEIRTHKRLVDIIEPTDKTVDALMRLDLAAGVDVQISLG, encoded by the coding sequence ATGCCAAATCAAAGAATTCGTATTCGTTTGAAAGCGTTTGATCACAAGTTGATCGATCAGTCTACGGCTGAAATCGTTGAAACGGCGAAACGTACTGGTGCTCAGGTCAGCGGTCCTATTCCTCTGCCTACTCGCAAAGAACGCTATACAGTATTGACATCTCCTCACGTAAATAAAGATGCACGTGATCAATATGAGATTCGTACTCACAAGCGTTTAGTAGACATCATTGAGCCAACTGATAAAACAGTTGACGCGTTGATGCGTTTGGACTTGGCTGCCGGTGTTGATGTTCAAATCAGCCTGGGCTAA
- the rplC gene encoding 50S ribosomal protein L3 yields MAIGLVGRKVGMTRIFTEDGTSIPVTVIEATPNRVTQLRTEELDGYRALQVTTGSKKTNRVNKAEAGHFAKAGVEAGRALVEFRLEDNEGGDIEVGSEITVEIFNDTKKIDVTGTSKGKGFAGAIKRWNFSSQRMTHGNSLSHRAPGSIGQNQSPGKVFKGKKMAGQLGNKQVTTQSLEVVRVDVENSLILVKGAVPGATGGDVIVKPAVKA; encoded by the coding sequence ATGGCGATTGGTCTAGTCGGTCGTAAAGTGGGTATGACTCGCATCTTCACTGAAGATGGTACGTCTATCCCTGTGACTGTTATTGAAGCGACCCCAAACCGTGTGACTCAGTTACGTACTGAAGAACTTGACGGTTATCGCGCTCTTCAGGTTACTACTGGAAGCAAGAAAACGAACCGCGTTAACAAAGCTGAAGCAGGTCATTTTGCCAAAGCTGGTGTTGAAGCAGGTCGTGCTCTAGTAGAATTCCGCCTGGAAGATAACGAAGGTGGCGATATTGAAGTAGGCAGTGAAATCACTGTTGAAATCTTTAACGACACTAAAAAGATTGATGTCACTGGTACATCAAAAGGTAAAGGTTTTGCTGGCGCGATCAAACGTTGGAACTTTAGTTCACAACGTATGACTCACGGTAACTCTTTGTCTCACCGTGCACCTGGTTCGATTGGTCAAAACCAATCACCTGGTAAAGTTTTCAAAGGTAAGAAAATGGCTGGTCAGCTTGGTAACAAGCAAGTGACTACCCAATCTTTGGAAGTGGTACGTGTAGACGTAGAAAACAGCCTAATCCTTGTTAAAGGTGCCGTACCTGGCGCAACTGGCGGCGATGTAATCGTTAAGCCAGCTGTTAAAGCGTAA
- the rplD gene encoding 50S ribosomal protein L4, with translation MELTLKDAQSALEVSEATFGREFNEALVHQVVVAYGAGARQGTKAQKTRAEVRGGGKKPWRQKGTGRARAGTIRSPIWVGGGRAFAAKPRDFDQKVNKKMYRGAIKSILSELIRQDRLVVVEKFGVEAPKTKELIAKLNDYELNDVLIVTADVDENLFLAARNLYKVDVRDVAGIDPVSLIAFEKVLITADAVKQLEEALA, from the coding sequence ATGGAATTAACATTGAAAGATGCGCAAAGCGCTCTTGAAGTATCCGAAGCGACCTTTGGACGTGAATTCAACGAAGCCTTGGTACACCAAGTCGTTGTAGCTTACGGTGCAGGTGCTCGTCAGGGTACAAAGGCGCAGAAGACTCGCGCTGAAGTACGTGGTGGTGGTAAGAAGCCATGGCGTCAAAAAGGCACAGGCCGTGCTCGTGCTGGTACTATCCGCAGCCCAATTTGGGTTGGTGGTGGCCGTGCATTCGCAGCCAAGCCTCGTGACTTTGATCAAAAAGTTAACAAGAAAATGTATCGTGGTGCTATCAAAAGCATCTTGTCTGAACTAATCCGTCAAGACCGTTTGGTTGTGGTAGAGAAGTTTGGTGTGGAAGCACCTAAGACAAAAGAACTTATTGCTAAGCTTAACGACTATGAACTAAATGATGTTCTTATCGTTACTGCTGATGTTGATGAGAACTTGTTCCTAGCGGCACGCAACTTGTACAAAGTTGACGTACGTGATGTTGCAGGCATCGACCCAGTAAGTTTGATTGCATTTGAAAAAGTGCTAATTACAGCTGATGCGGTTAAACAACTTGAGGAGGCGTTAGCATGA
- the rplW gene encoding 50S ribosomal protein L23, producing MKEERLLKVLLAPHVSEKSTMAAEASNTVVFKVAKDSNKAEIKAAVEKLFEVEVEGVRTVNVKGKTKRHGQSFGKRSDWKKAYVVLKEGQDIDFVGGAE from the coding sequence ATGAAAGAAGAACGTCTACTGAAGGTGCTTTTAGCACCGCATGTTTCAGAAAAGTCTACTATGGCTGCTGAAGCAAGCAACACGGTTGTATTTAAAGTAGCGAAAGATTCGAACAAAGCTGAAATCAAAGCTGCAGTTGAAAAACTGTTTGAAGTTGAGGTTGAAGGCGTTCGTACTGTAAACGTTAAGGGTAAAACCAAGCGTCACGGTCAGTCTTTCGGTAAACGCAGTGACTGGAAAAAGGCCTACGTGGTTCTTAAAGAAGGTCAGGACATCGACTTTGTCGGTGGCGCTGAGTAA
- the rplB gene encoding 50S ribosomal protein L2 has protein sequence MPLLKAKPTSAGRRHVVQVTNPDLHKGAPYAPLLEKNSKSGGRNNHGRITTRHIGGGHKQHYRVIDFKRNKDGIPAAVERLEYDPNRSANIALVLYADGERRYILAPKGMKAGDAIQSGSDAPIKSGNTLPMRNIPVGSVVHAIEMKPGKGAQIARSAGAYAQILARDGNYVTLRLRSGEMRKVLSDCRATIGEVGNAEHMLRSLGKAGATRWRGVRPTVRGVAMNPVDHPHGGGEGRTSGGRHPVSPWGVPTKGKKTRSNKRTDKLIVRRRNK, from the coding sequence ATGCCATTATTGAAAGCTAAGCCAACTTCTGCCGGTCGTCGTCACGTTGTTCAGGTTACTAACCCTGACCTTCACAAAGGCGCGCCTTACGCACCTTTGCTTGAAAAGAACAGCAAATCTGGCGGTCGTAACAACCATGGTCGTATTACAACTCGTCATATTGGTGGTGGTCATAAACAACACTACCGTGTGATTGACTTTAAACGCAACAAAGACGGCATTCCAGCCGCTGTTGAGCGTTTAGAATACGATCCTAACCGTTCTGCTAACATTGCTCTAGTATTGTATGCAGATGGTGAGCGTCGTTACATTCTGGCTCCAAAGGGTATGAAAGCTGGTGATGCAATCCAGTCTGGTTCGGATGCTCCGATCAAGTCTGGTAACACATTACCAATGCGTAATATCCCAGTAGGTTCTGTTGTACACGCAATTGAAATGAAGCCTGGTAAAGGTGCACAAATTGCACGTTCTGCCGGTGCTTATGCTCAGATCCTAGCACGTGACGGAAACTATGTTACCTTGCGTCTACGTTCTGGCGAAATGCGTAAAGTACTATCTGATTGCCGCGCCACCATTGGTGAAGTAGGCAATGCAGAGCACATGCTGCGTTCACTGGGTAAAGCCGGTGCAACCCGCTGGCGTGGTGTTCGTCCTACAGTTCGTGGTGTTGCCATGAACCCAGTAGACCACCCACACGGTGGTGGTGAAGGACGCACGTCGGGTGGTCGTCATCCAGTATCTCCTTGGGGTGTTCCTACTAAAGGTAAGAAAACCCGAAGTAACAAGCGTACCGATAAACTTATCGTACGTCGTCGTAATAAGTAA
- the rpsS gene encoding 30S ribosomal protein S19 yields MPRSLKKGPFIDLHLLKKVEAAVEKNERKPIKTWSRRSMIIPDMIGLTIAVHNGRQHVPVIISDEMVGHKLGEFAPTRTYRGHVADKKSKR; encoded by the coding sequence ATGCCACGTTCTCTCAAGAAGGGTCCATTTATTGACCTTCACTTGCTGAAGAAGGTAGAGGCTGCAGTGGAAAAGAACGAACGTAAACCAATTAAGACTTGGTCTCGTCGTTCTATGATCATCCCAGATATGATTGGGTTGACCATTGCGGTCCATAACGGTCGCCAGCACGTTCCAGTCATCATCAGCGATGAAATGGTCGGCCACAAGTTGGGCGAATTTGCGCCAACGCGTACTTACCGCGGCCATGTCGCGGATAAGAAAAGCAAACGATAA
- the rplV gene encoding 50S ribosomal protein L22, translating to MEALAKHRFARSSAQKARLVADQIRGMHVEKALELLTYSPKKSAALVKKVLESAIANAEHNEGADIDELVVAKVFVDEGPTMKRIKPRAKGRADRIFKRSSHITVVVADN from the coding sequence ATGGAAGCATTAGCTAAACACCGTTTTGCCCGCTCGTCTGCTCAAAAAGCACGCTTGGTAGCGGATCAAATTCGCGGTATGCACGTTGAGAAAGCGCTTGAGCTTCTTACGTACAGCCCGAAGAAAAGCGCAGCGCTGGTTAAAAAAGTTTTGGAATCTGCGATTGCAAATGCAGAACACAATGAAGGCGCTGACATCGACGAATTAGTCGTTGCCAAGGTTTTCGTTGACGAAGGTCCAACTATGAAACGTATCAAGCCACGTGCCAAAGGCCGTGCAGATCGTATCTTTAAGCGTAGCAGTCACATCACTGTGGTTGTAGCGGATAACTAG
- the rpsC gene encoding 30S ribosomal protein S3: protein MGQKVHPTGIRLGISKPWTSTWYANTGDYADNLYNDHQVRKYLTKQLKSASLSKIVIERPAKSIRVTIHTARPGVVIGKKGEDVEKLRAYVSKLAGVPAQINIAEVRKPELDGQLVADSISSQLERRVMFRRAMKRAVQNAMRLGAKGIKVEVSGRLGGAEIARSEWYREGRVPLHTFRADIDYATSEAATTYGIIGVKVWIFKGEVLGGLPTTQEQAPPAQPKKKGRNSKREG from the coding sequence ATGGGACAGAAGGTACATCCTACAGGTATACGCCTGGGTATCAGTAAACCATGGACTTCTACCTGGTACGCTAATACTGGTGACTATGCGGATAACCTGTATAACGATCATCAGGTACGTAAGTATCTGACTAAACAGCTTAAAAGCGCTTCACTTTCTAAAATCGTGATCGAGCGTCCTGCTAAGAGCATCCGTGTGACTATTCACACTGCTCGTCCAGGCGTAGTAATCGGTAAAAAAGGTGAAGATGTAGAGAAGCTTCGCGCCTATGTTTCTAAGCTAGCCGGTGTGCCAGCTCAGATTAACATTGCAGAAGTTCGCAAGCCTGAGCTTGACGGACAACTGGTTGCCGATAGTATCTCTAGCCAGCTAGAGCGTCGTGTAATGTTCCGTCGTGCTATGAAGCGCGCGGTACAAAACGCAATGCGTCTTGGTGCTAAGGGTATTAAAGTTGAAGTAAGTGGCCGTTTGGGCGGAGCAGAAATTGCTCGTTCTGAATGGTACCGTGAAGGTCGCGTACCTCTGCACACATTTCGTGCAGATATCGATTACGCAACTTCAGAAGCTGCAACTACCTACGGTATTATTGGTGTGAAGGTATGGATCTTCAAAGGTGAAGTTCTGGGCGGTTTGCCTACAACTCAAGAGCAAGCTCCGCCTGCTCAACCTAAGAAGAAAGGCCGCAACTCTAAGCGTGAGGGCTAA
- the rplP gene encoding 50S ribosomal protein L16 yields MLQPKRTKFRKMHKGRNRGLAIAGSKVSFGTYGLKAVGRGRMTARQIEAARRAMTRHVKRQGKIWIRVFPDKPITEKPLEVRQGKGKGNVEYWVCQIQPGRVLYEMEGVPESLAREAFELAAAKLPFKTTFVTRTVM; encoded by the coding sequence ATGTTACAACCAAAGCGTACGAAATTTCGTAAAATGCATAAAGGTCGTAACCGTGGTCTTGCCATTGCGGGGAGCAAGGTAAGCTTCGGTACTTATGGCCTGAAAGCAGTTGGCCGTGGTCGTATGACCGCTCGCCAAATCGAAGCAGCGCGTCGTGCTATGACTCGTCACGTTAAACGTCAAGGTAAAATTTGGATTCGAGTTTTCCCTGATAAGCCAATTACTGAGAAGCCTCTTGAAGTGCGTCAAGGTAAAGGTAAAGGTAACGTTGAGTACTGGGTATGCCAAATTCAACCTGGACGTGTTCTTTATGAGATGGAAGGTGTTCCTGAATCTCTAGCACGCGAAGCGTTTGAATTGGCAGCGGCTAAACTGCCATTTAAGACAACCTTTGTAACTCGGACGGTGATGTAA
- the rpmC gene encoding 50S ribosomal protein L29, with the protein MKATELKEKSVEELNAELINLLREQFNLRMQHSTGQLEKTDQLRTVRRNIARVKTILTQKADA; encoded by the coding sequence ATGAAAGCGACTGAACTGAAAGAAAAAAGCGTAGAAGAGCTGAACGCAGAGTTGATTAACCTGCTACGCGAACAGTTCAACTTGCGCATGCAGCACTCAACTGGTCAACTTGAAAAGACTGATCAATTGAGAACTGTACGTCGTAACATCGCGCGTGTTAAAACCATTCTGACTCAAAAGGCTGATGCGTAA
- the rpsQ gene encoding 30S ribosomal protein S17 — MTEQKVRTVQGRVVSNKMDKTITVVVERFVKHPIYGKFIKRSTKLHAHDEENVCNQGDVVTISECRPLSKSKNWTLVSVVEKAGV; from the coding sequence ATGACTGAACAAAAAGTTCGTACAGTGCAAGGTCGTGTGGTTAGCAACAAGATGGATAAAACCATTACTGTTGTTGTTGAGCGTTTTGTAAAACACCCTATCTACGGGAAGTTCATCAAACGTTCTACTAAACTTCACGCCCACGATGAAGAAAACGTATGTAACCAAGGCGACGTAGTCACTATTAGTGAATGTCGTCCATTGTCTAAAAGCAAAAATTGGACATTGGTTAGCGTTGTAGAAAAAGCTGGCGTTTAA
- a CDS encoding glycosyltransferase, with product MSLKILHIELGRNLYGGAKQVVYLLDSLNRQFDYENHLICPEDSKIASLALSGCQTHTISYRGETDLFAVKRMVNIARKIKADVIHVHSRRGADVFGAMVAKITGIPAICTRRVDNPESLFATYKYSQFAAVASISEGVFNVVSHHCEAVKHQPVIHSSVDFKEFSKTADKAWLSETFSIPSDHTVIANFAQLISRKGQADIILAMEKVVQNNPKVSCLLFGKGNLKESYQALIERHLLTEHVHLCGFTDEVSKILPSVDIVVHPAYAEGLGVILLQAGACKRAVVSTPVGGIPEIIEHDETGLMVTPGNIDEIADALITLVNDKQTRETLGNQLYQHVKGHFSTKEMAASYSELYLTVTQPS from the coding sequence GTGAGCTTAAAGATTTTGCATATTGAATTGGGTCGAAACCTGTACGGCGGCGCTAAACAAGTGGTCTACTTGTTAGATTCACTGAACCGTCAGTTTGATTACGAAAACCACTTAATATGTCCAGAAGACAGTAAAATTGCGTCGCTGGCCCTTTCGGGCTGCCAAACACATACTATTTCCTATCGCGGAGAAACCGACTTATTTGCAGTAAAACGCATGGTGAACATCGCTCGTAAAATTAAGGCCGACGTGATTCATGTACATAGCCGCCGTGGGGCAGATGTATTCGGCGCCATGGTAGCAAAGATAACCGGCATTCCCGCTATATGCACCCGACGAGTAGATAATCCTGAGTCACTTTTTGCTACCTACAAATACAGCCAGTTTGCGGCTGTAGCGAGTATTTCCGAGGGCGTATTTAATGTAGTGAGCCATCACTGTGAAGCGGTAAAACACCAACCGGTTATTCACTCATCAGTCGACTTTAAGGAGTTCTCTAAGACTGCGGACAAAGCCTGGCTAAGTGAAACCTTTTCCATTCCGTCAGACCATACAGTTATTGCCAACTTTGCTCAGCTTATATCTCGTAAAGGCCAAGCCGATATTATTTTGGCTATGGAAAAAGTGGTTCAAAATAACCCTAAAGTAAGCTGCTTACTCTTTGGCAAAGGGAATCTTAAAGAAAGCTATCAAGCGCTTATCGAACGACATTTGCTTACCGAACACGTGCATCTGTGCGGCTTTACCGATGAGGTTAGCAAAATTCTGCCCAGTGTTGATATTGTGGTTCACCCCGCTTATGCAGAGGGCTTGGGCGTTATTCTTCTTCAAGCGGGAGCCTGTAAGCGTGCTGTGGTATCTACACCTGTAGGCGGCATTCCAGAAATTATCGAGCATGATGAAACGGGATTAATGGTGACGCCAGGGAATATAGATGAAATAGCCGATGCGCTGATTACACTGGTAAATGATAAGCAAACCCGAGAGACCTTAGGCAATCAGTTGTATCAACATGTAAAAGGGCATTTCAGTACCAAGGAAATGGCGGCTAGTTATAGCGAGTTGTATTTGACCGTCACACAGCCATCATAA
- a CDS encoding glycosyltransferase family 9 protein, producing the protein MSSTATQPNVLLIRLSAIGDIVMASGLPYSIKAALPNARVTWLVEKPYAELILHHPFVDDILVWPKSEWKAFGKKRAYWSLFKSVLAFRRQLRDKGFTHAIDAQGLLKSAFLAYLSGAAHRIGFNSKEQSQRFLTDTIDKPISEEISSEYRFLAKHMGANSYQLRVEMGEAATLQLRRTLDALPVNSNYIVLAPFTTRPQKHWPINHWKQLITLIRQHSDISIVILGGPSDSCEAESLTFNDSDVYSLAGHISLAESAVAVKESEAFIGVDTGLTHMAVTFLRPTVALFGSTCPYTYTDNANTHVLYKSLVCAPCKRKPTCNGTFDCMASIRPEEVFTTVKEYL; encoded by the coding sequence ATGAGCTCTACTGCAACCCAGCCGAACGTACTTTTAATCAGGCTTAGCGCTATTGGTGACATTGTAATGGCCTCAGGGCTTCCGTACAGCATAAAAGCAGCTCTACCTAATGCCCGAGTTACTTGGTTAGTCGAAAAACCGTATGCAGAGCTAATACTGCACCACCCTTTTGTAGATGACATTCTTGTATGGCCGAAAAGCGAATGGAAAGCGTTTGGTAAGAAGCGCGCCTATTGGTCTTTGTTCAAATCCGTTCTGGCATTTAGGCGACAACTCCGCGATAAAGGCTTTACCCACGCCATTGATGCCCAAGGCTTACTTAAAAGTGCCTTTTTAGCCTATCTCAGTGGCGCGGCCCACCGTATTGGTTTTAACAGTAAAGAGCAAAGCCAGCGTTTTTTGACCGACACGATAGATAAACCAATATCAGAAGAAATCAGTAGCGAGTACCGTTTTTTAGCAAAGCATATGGGCGCTAACTCCTACCAACTACGTGTCGAGATGGGGGAAGCTGCCACACTACAGTTACGGCGCACACTAGATGCACTGCCGGTGAATAGCAATTATATTGTACTAGCCCCCTTTACTACCCGCCCGCAAAAGCACTGGCCAATTAATCACTGGAAGCAACTTATCACCTTGATTCGTCAACACAGTGATATCTCTATTGTTATTCTAGGCGGCCCGTCAGATAGCTGTGAAGCAGAGTCACTAACCTTCAATGATAGTGATGTTTATTCATTAGCGGGGCATATATCGTTAGCAGAATCAGCCGTGGCCGTGAAAGAGTCTGAAGCCTTTATTGGCGTTGATACTGGCCTAACACACATGGCGGTCACTTTTCTTCGCCCTACAGTTGCTCTTTTTGGGTCTACCTGTCCGTATACATATACTGATAATGCCAACACTCATGTATTATATAAAAGCCTAGTCTGTGCGCCATGCAAGCGTAAACCAACCTGTAATGGTACATTTGACTGTATGGCATCCATTCGCCCAGAAGAAGTTTTTACCACTGTGAAGGAATACTTGTGA